tctaagcatatttcaatatagcgtctcatttattttatatacattacataaataatggttatacttaaatatgttaatttgggtagaatttatttataaattaataaaaaataattaacaagttttttccttttttaaaattttcggaaaaaaattaatatgttaaaaatttttatatgttttattgtataatatactatataataaCTTATAGAAcgttttaaatgtaaattattatacattttttttttacgttatatatttttggaaTTTCCCATTGAATTATCTAAATTACTAAGAAGAATTTTTTGCTAAATacgtttttatattttttttattaacgcTAATATTTCcgcaaaatttttaaatatataatattttaatataactaaaaaaaatatatttataaataactgAATAATCACAGTTAGTGCATACATTATTGgtaatgataaataaaatacatttttttaaattatatataaattactgtatatttcttttattaatatgttacAAATGTTTAAATTCAGCAATTTGGATTGTGTTATTTAAATACCAAAATTTTGTATCTGAATTACATCTTGCAATCTTATTTTTACGAAAAGAATGTTTAACCTTTTTACATATGCAAAGGCGTTTATCATATCTTGGATCATAATTTatacgataaaaaaaaaattgtatttttttattttttccttacatTACTGTcattgtaattatatattatatgtgaaATTTACggtttttaaataaaaaatatgtaaaaattactGATGTTATTTACAGgatttttatcaaaataataataattatattaatgttatgtgataatatatttattcttatcaCATAAactgttttgttttatatataaattaaaatcatAAGGAAaccaaaaatttattttattttttttgaaatgtaTTAACAATGAAATTTAGTATTACTCTATTAAAAAgctaaaatgtaaatatattttcaacatttattaataaaattagggctactaaaaattattataattaatgtttattttttaataaataaatttattgaaatatttactaaaattttttttatattatttttttttaaaatttctatttttatttttttttttctgaatttaTTACTCTTTCAATGCATAGAATCAAATAACaaaggaaatgaaaaaatatttttattaggattttgtaaatatattgtaaattatttacatgtTTAAAGacattaaacaaaataattttggaatgaatataaaatgatatcttttattatagttaaaaatattatacttatatttttggtttggatatatttttatttctgtgATGCggtataattataacattgCAGAAAATTTTCTCCATTTTTTATGATGATtcatgttatatatacacatatatcaactgaaacaaaatatttactttgtgcgtagaaaaatatatcaaactataaaaaattaaaacattttattttctttgtaGCATAACTTTGGTCAAATTTTAGGTATGAAAactattcaaaatatatcattatattcaAGAACATATAGattattatcaaaatttaacaatgaaaaaataaaggtttCATTAGAACGTAACTTACATAGAAATGGATATAacgatataaaaaaaaaaaaaaaaaattgtcaattaaaaaattatggtaaTAGTACTGGAGCGGAATACAATGGAAAGGGCAGtactaaaaataattcaggatttgaggaaaaaaaattactgaGGAAgagcatatatgtattatgtaaaCCATTTGTagaaatagataaaatatttgaaaaattaatttataaaggATTTATTgcaatatatgaatataggAAATGTACAGATTctatccaaaaaaaaaatttgaaattttCAGCGTGTAAGAGTGCTGTTTTAACTTTTGCTATACCgtcaataatttttgttacaGTACTTTCATTACTTTTGTTAGTTTGTCCTCCGCTAGGTAATCTAGTGTTGGGGGAAAGTAGTCAATCTTTTCAAGGATTTATGACAAAATCTGAAATGCAAGCTTTTTTATTGtcgttatttatattaagtaTCACCATGGTAATCTATATACtggtaaaatttataaattatgtaatagAAGTAGGAGGAGATGAAATAGGAAACTAGTTAAAATTAATGCATTGGTTTcagaaaatttttgtttttgtaaataatgaAGATTTACTATTCGCTTAATGAAATTgtgaattaaatattttgttttgttttgttttgttttcattattatattaaactaGCTAGATGTCATGCACTTATACATAACtataaaaacatacatatttattatttacactATTTATAGTGTTTCGAAATTTTTTTCCCCATAATAATGTATTCTTTTGAATGAATTTAATACTATCATTTGGTGcaattacataaatgtatatacatataaaagcatgaaataaaaaaattattacctTATTTTATGCAGTGTTGCATAGTAAtatgtgttatataatatatttaaaattattataattcttttctcttattttcaattaatgattttttataGCAGTAACTTAATTAGATATATTAGTAccaattaattatttataattaaaataatttatttaatatataatatttttataattagcTGAAGTCATCAAATGCTAAAAATAGGAATGGATGAAAATATTGGGATATTagtttttcttcttttacttataaaattattaaaagggATATTTTATATAGCTTGAATTagtttttctaaaattatttaatgtaaaattattttatattggaatttatttttaaatttcataattggtaagtatattttttaattaaatttacttttatatttttcttttctcttatttttttaatattattatttttttataacttataagtttgcattattttaacaagatataaaaaattatataaataagtgaACTCATATagtgtattaatttttaacaataataaataatatatatattttataattatataaaaattatcatgtaatactaataataaaatggcGAAAACCTATAAAACAGATAATTTTGAGTTTTCTTCTTAAAATGCAAAAGTTTGTATGTTAATTCAATCCTCCAATGAAACTTCTACAATAAAAATGCATgaacattataaaaattcaagTATATATCAGATGCaactttataatttttactataacaaaaatatgtagtttcttctttttttttcagtataTTAAAGGaattatattctatatagTAATTTAAGATCTTTTAATAAGTGCACAAAACTACGTTTATTTATACGAATCTAGACACTTCAATTGCTATATTTTCGATGTATATTAATGTGATCATTTATATAGCggattttttatatcttatatataaaacgaaaattttaagaatcggagaaatatttttttttttcttaagaTAATTAACAGCAgcatttaatatttgttcTATAAGACGAATCAGaatagtgtatatatatattagtagatttaggaataaaattaattctagcacatttattttaattgatgtttttttataaataaaatcaatGGAGTTATTTAGAAATGCCTTTATAGTGTTGACATTTctctattattaatatttgtgttttatttaaaaaatttgatactatttaaggaaaagaaatatgataaattaaaataacaaatgaaaagagaatattttt
The window above is part of the Plasmodium malariae genome assembly, contig: PmUG01_00_25, whole genome shotgun sequence genome. Proteins encoded here:
- the PmUG01_00046600 gene encoding Plasmodium exported protein, unknown function, yielding MISFIIVKNIILIFLVWIYFYFCDAHNFGQILGMKTIQNISLYSRTYRLLSKFNNEKIKVSLERNLHRNGYNDIKKKKKNCQLKNYGNSTGAEYNGKGSTKNNSGFEEKKLLRKSIYVLCKPFVEIDKIFEKLIYKGFIAIYEYRKCTDSIQKKNLKFSACKSAVLTFAIPSIIFVTVLSLLLLVCPPLGNLVLGESSQSFQGFMTKSEMQAFLLSLFILSITMVIYILVKFINYVIEVGGDEIGN